ATTTTCCGGTAAATTACTATTGATAGCAATCTCGGTTATTTCTTCGGTTATTATTTCAACTAGAAGACCACATTTAATTGCTTCCGTTAAAGAATATTCAAACATAGGTCTTTCTGATGGTTTATCTTTTACTAATTCATCAGGAGAAACCATTTTTCCAAATACTTCTTTTTTTTCTTGTTGTTGTTTGGTATTTAATAAATAACGATAAATACCTCGAAAACGACTAGGGGTTGCTAAAGGTTGTTTTAAGACACTCATAGATTGTTTTCCTTGCTAATTAGAAAAATTGATGACTTGAGAAATAACTAATTGAAAGTGATGAAATAATACTTTAGAAAACTCATGGGTTAATCTCCTAAAAAAATTACGAATTCAACAATATAGCAGTTCCTTTACTGGTGAGGTTTCGCCGTGAATATCAACTAAACGGTATAACTTTTTTTAGTGTTAGGCAATAAGCCATAGGCAACAGAGAATAAATTAGAGTTTCTCTAGTAAAAGTGAGAAATGCTATAAGTTTTTTTAAGTTACTAAAAAAATGTTTTAAATATTTCATAAATTAATCTCCTTACAGAAAACATCAAGGCTAAAACTATGTCCATTAAACACATTAATTAGAAAGCGATCGCTTCTATTCGGATCTTTCGTATTACTGGGTAATAAAATAATATGAGGAACATTGAATTTGTTAGCATAGAGATACTTTTTAGGAAGAGTACGGTTAGGAGGATGATAAATTACAGTGGGAAGAGGATACATTTTAATTGGTTGAAACTCATCATAAAAAAAGACAATCTCATTCTGAGAAAAAGAGAGATTTAAAGGAATAGGAGAAATTAAGTTCTTCACTCCCTGACGAATCAACCATTGTATTAATTGTTCTAACGTTTTCGGTAAACCTTTTAAGTCTTTGTTGTCAATATCTTGACCTTGAGTAACGTTATAGAAGTTATTAGTTTTAAACTTGCTTTGTAAATCTTTTAAGTTTTCATTATCAATTTTTTGACTGTGATAAACCTCATAAAAGTTGTTATTTGTCAAGTTTTTTATCTGATAACTATCATAGAAAATTAATAGTAAGTTTTCATTTTTTAGAATTTTACTTAACTTATTTCCTAGAGAATAATCACAGGTTTTCCAAATAGGAGAAGGATGGGGCATAATGGAAGCAAAGGGTGTTTTATGCTGTTGACGACACCAAGGACACCCCCCACAAGCAAGAGAAACAGAAATGTTTTTTCTTGGGTTTGGTTCATTTTTCCCTGGAATGGTATAAGCTTCTTGAAAAATCGCTGATAAACAACGGTTAGGACGTTCCCATAACGCTTCTTTCATCAACTTTAGGTTACGGGTGTTTTGTCGTTGACGTTGTTTACGAATGGGTTCAACATAATTGTCCCAGGTTTCAGGTTTTAAGTGAAATTCATTTTTTATGCGGATAATACGGGAATTTTGATGATTTTCAGAGGCTTTTTGATAAGCTTCTTTTGAAGAGTAGTCCTGACGCTGTGGAGGTTGTCTCCAGTCAATTTCAATTAAACCTGCTTGACTCATTAAGATAAGGGTTCGACTATTCCAGTTGCGGTTTTGTTGACTATTCATGTCAATATCCTTCCCAGACATTGAGGGAGGAACATCGAGATTAACTCGATATAAACCCTCAGATTCCCTTTTTTTGGCATTAAACATACTTTCCCATCGTTGCAGTCCCCGATCTAAGGTAATACTCCGCTTTTCGTTTAAAGATGCTGCGATCTTGTAATCATCCTGAAATTGATAGTTATTATTTTGGGTATAAAGGGTCAAAGAAATAGACGCTTTCCCGTCTCGTCCCCCCCTCCCCACTTCCTGGTAAAAGCGATCGATGGTTTCAGGAATACAAACGTGGATCACGGAACGGACATCTTGCTGATCCACCCCCAACCCAAACGCAGAAGTGGCCACCACTATGTCAATACTTTTATCTCTCCACTGTTGGATCAGTTGCGATCGCTGTGTTGTGGGGGTTTCTCCTGTCATCACTGCAAACCGTCTAAACCCTGCATTTGCTAATAAGTCATCCCATCGATAAACATCTTCTCGTTTAGAAGCATAGATGATAATAGGTCGTGGCAGATGATAAATAGCCTCTAACAGTCGATTTTGTCGTTCTCTCTCACTGTTACAGCGACTAAACCAGTAAGACGGTTCGGGACGCAGTTGAACCGCCGAAAGGGTTTGAAAGTCCCCTGGTTCACCAAACAGGGTTTCTAAGGTGTCTAAACAAGATTCTGTGAGAGTTGCTGTTAGTAAAACAGTTTTAAAGGAAGTATAACGGAGTAAATCTTGCCTTAACCCTGGAATTTCCTGAAAAGCAGGGCGAAACTCTTCTCCCCACTGTTCCACCATGTGGACTTCATCAATGACCAAATAGCGTAAGTAACCCTGTTTAGCAGCATCGTATAAACAAGAAGATAGAGACGAAATGAGGCTTTCTGGGGAAGTAAACACGATACGCTGCGTTCCTTTGCTAATTCGTTGACTTATCTCCCTGCTTCGTTGTTTTCCTGCTTCAGAAGTATCCCCATAATAAGCGGTAGGATGGGAAATATAGGCAGATAAAGCCCGTTCCTGATCTAACGCTAAGGCAGTGGTGGGGACAACAATAACACTGACTCCTCCTTGTTTTGAGGCTAAAAGTGCCGGAAGTTGGGCGCATAGGCTTTTTCCTGCCCCAGTGGGTAGGTTTATTACCACTGTCGCCTTCTCAGGGGCGGTTAATACCGCTTTGATGGCTTCTTCTTGTCCAATACTGCGATAATGGGTTAATCCTACCAAGGACAGAAAATGTTGCCCTGAGTCAATATTTGGTTGCTTGGGCGATCTCGTAGAAATATCACCCAATACGGGAGTCTTATAACTATAATTTCGCCGTTTTACCTCAGCAAATGCGTCTTTTTCGGGTGATTCTGAGAAATTTAACCAGTTGGGATACCAAGGAGTAGCATAAATCAGGAAATTATCATCATTTTCCTGTAAAATGCCCATTCCGCATCGTTCCCAGATGGGTTTATCATTGGGATAAGGATAATAACGGGGAACTTTCAGGGTTTGGGGGGTTCCTCCGTTGATGTCTTCGTCTTCTCGTCTGAGGAAATGACGTATTAAACCGACTAATTCTAAAGGAGTGGGTTCGTTATCTGTTTCTACAGTCTTTAAGGCGTTAAATAAACGTTGATGACAGGGTTCTTTGAATGAAGAATTATTAGGTAGTCTTTTTCCCCATTTTCCTGCTTCAATTAACTGTTTTAGATGGTCAAAAGTATCCGTCATGGTTGGAGTAATAAGTGAAGTTTATCATGATTAAAAAAGTTAAGGTTAGGGAACAATTTAGTTACATTATTAGACTTTTTAAAAGTCTTTTTTTATGTAGAATAGTGTTGATATTTGATTCTTAAACAACTCCTCAATAGGTAGAATAGTGTTGACATTTGATTCTTAAACAACTCCTCAATAGGTAGCATAGTATTTAGATTTGATGCTTAAACAACTCCTCAATAGGTAGCATAGTGTTGACATTTGATTCTTAAACAACTCCTCAATAGGTAGCATAGTGTTGACATTTGATTCTTAAACAACTCCTCAATAGGTAGCATAGTATTTAGATTTGATGCTTAAACAACTCCTCAATAGGTAGCATAGTGTTGACATTTGATTCTTAAACAACTCCTCAATAGGTAGCATAGTGTTGACATTTGATTCTTAAACGACTCCTCAAGTTTCATTTTCTATATCATTAGAATTTACTGGAGAACGTCCAGAAACAATCATAAATCCCACTGCGTCTAATTTTAAACTAGGAGTAGAAATAGCCTTGACAAATGCTTCATTTAATGCTGTTTCTAGTTGCAGTTCATCCCATAATTTCGGTTGAGGAAAACGGGAGTAACGAGACTGTAATTGATGTAAACGATTCATTAATTTTACTTTAGCAGAAATGGTTTGCTTTTGACACATTTTAACGAAATATGAAGACTCTCTCAGTAAATTTTCGGATTGTTTTCTAGCCTGATGACAAAAGTTTGGCCATTGACTAGAATCGATAAATTCATCCAATAGGGATAACCTATTTTTAGCTAAGTTATAGTCACGGTTTTCTCCTCCTTTCCGACAATAAGAACGTTGTAAAATCCGTAATAATTTATCATCTTCTACAGGCTCAAAATATTGATCTAAAAAGATAGTTTCAACCTGGGGAGGAAATAAAGCATCTCCTTGACGTTTTAAGGCTTTTTCATTGACATGAGGATACTTTAATGATTTTTCATTGATTTGAGAGGGAGTAAATTCTTTTAAAACTGAGTTTATTTCCTGCCAGTTTATTTCGATTAAATAATCAAAACGAAACCCTAACCATTCTCCTCCTTCACTACTATCCCATGTCGTATCTTTTCGCCACATAGCAAATGCTTTTCCTCGATCATCCCAGTTAAAATAATTAGTTAATGTGTCCATTAAGGGTTGTCCAATTCGATAGAAGTGTACCCCTTGATATTTATTAGCTAGACGACGGTTGTAAACGCCTTTAAACTGTGTCTTTCCCGCAAAATAAGTTTTTAACTCTGTAGCAGAAACTAAGGTTTTTTCAGTGGGTTTATAGGTTCTCACATCATATAAGTTGGTATCATAAACCTGTTTAAATCTCAAGGCTTTACATAACCAACCTTCTACTACCTTTTCTATGGTTTGATGTTGGTCATCATAACTTTCTAGAATGTTAAAATAATTGAGGGCAGTTTGAGAACGATTATCTATTTCATCAAGGGCATTTTGTTCACTTATTTTAATCGTTTCTTGTTCTATTTCTTCTTTAATTAGACTAATACTTTTTTTGATACCATCAGTACCTACTTTAAACAAAATTTCTTCTATTTTGGATAACTTTACATCAATATAAAACTGTAAACTAGCAATAGATTGATTAAAAATATTAAACCCTTCATTTAGGAGTTGATACCAAGCATCAGATAAACTATTAGAAGTATCAATACCTGCTAATAACCAACTATTTACTTTCATTTTTCCCCCTATTCTATCTATTCTTCCTAATCTTTGTTCTAGTTGGTTAGGGGAAAAGGGTAAGTCAAAATGAATAACTCCGTCAACAAATTGTAAGTTTTTGCCTTCTTCTCCTGATTTATCAGCTACTAAAATAAAACATCGAGGCTCATTTTTAAACTTAGTTAAGTTAGTTTCAATGGTTTCTTTACTATCTCCTACCTGATGACTAACCACAGTATCTTTACCAAACTTCTCTACTAGATAATTAACAATAGCTGTACAGGTTAATGTAAAACTGGTAAAAATAATTAATTTAGGAAATTTATCTTCAGAAAAAGGTCGATTGATTCTTTGTTTAACTCTGTATTCTAATTTTTCTAAGTTACTTTTAAAAGATTGTAAATCAAGAATATCAGCTAAATTATAGAAAATAATAAGGTTTAATAATTCTAATCTATCTCCGTCTTCTGAGGGACTATTTAATATTTCTAGTATGGACTTGAGAATGTTTATTTCTCCTTCAAAACTAGGAGTTGCTAATAAGATTTTATACTCTTTTTCTCCTATATCTTTAATTAAAGAATGAATAATGTCATCACTTTGATTAGATTCAGTCTTATCCAAAGATTCACTGCTCATTATCATTGAACAATCATCAATTAATGAAGTATTTAAAATTCCTTTTAAACGAGTTTCAACAACTTGTTTTAAAACCCCTAACCAAGTATTACTACTACAAAACAGTAAAGAAAAAATACGCTGATAATTAACATCATGGGGTGCAATAATACGCCATTCATCTAACAATTCATGAATAGCATACATACGCTCATCTAAATCATATTCTAGTTTAGGGAGAGCATTACGGTCAAAAATGACATCTTCAACTGTAGCACGACGGTTACGCAACATCCGTCGATGTAATCGATAAGTATCACTAATATAAGTCCGAATTACCCGAATTTGTTGATTTATTGCTTCTTCATCCTTAACTTGTATATTCTCATCCTTAACTTGCATAGAAGTTTGTAACCCATCTATCAAAGTTAAAAGGGTTTTATCCTCCCTAAACAGGGTTTTCAGCTTATTAACCGTCTTTTTCAGAGGAAAACCCCCTATTCCTTCCTTAAACGACAATAAAACTCGTCCTATTTCCTGTCGCTTCTCTATTCGTTCTCGAAAACCGTCAATATCGTCTAATTGATAGCTAGTGGGATCTAAGAGGTGTAACATAGCTAAAAAATCCTGTTCATGGTGTAAAACAGGAGTAGCAGACAAAAGCAGCAATTTTTCAGCTTGATGGGCTAATTTTCGGCAGATTTCAAAATAGGAACGTTTGACTAGATCCTCAGAAGTGGCCATAGCGGCGATATGGTGCGCTTCATCTATGATAAGAAAATGATAGTTATCAGATAAAATATCTAAGTTTTTACTGTTTTCTGTCGAAATAAGCCTAACTCTAGCCCCAAAATGCGATAAATAAAACTTTGATTCTAACTCTTGTTGCCATTGATAATAGAGAGAAGGAGGAACTATGACTAATGCTTTCTCTGTGGGTTCATCCAGAAGAAATTGCCGTAAAATTGCCCCTGCTTCGATAGTTTTGCCTAAACCCACCTCATCAGCGAGTAAATAGCGTTGTATGGGATCTTCTAATACCCGACGGATGACTTCGACTTGATGGGGGAATAACTCAATATTGGCAGATAATAACCCTGTCATGCCCCGACTAATCGCCCGTTGTTCGATAATTGTTTTGAGTAAAGGAGTGCGTAAGGTATGAAAATAGGGGGTTTCCTGTCCTTTGATGGCTAAGATGTGGATGGGATCTTCAATGGGTTGATTACAGCGCACATAAATTTGCTTTTCTGAGGCGAAAATGGTGTGACTATGGGGTAAATCTAGTTGATATTGTTGTCTTTCTTCATCCCAAGCATAAATACGCCCCATTTGCCAAGTTTCGGTTTCTTCTTCATAGAGATAACATCGGGTTTGACGAGACAGTTTGACACGACGCAGAGAAGAAATAGGAAGGGTTTGGGTAATGGGTTGTCCCAAGGTTGAGAAATATTCAACCGTTGCGAATGGTTGTTCAACTGTTATCAATTTCCCAATTCCTAAAGTATTATCCGTAGAACGCACCAAGGAACCATTAGTCATGCTTATTTCTTAATTGTGGGTTACACTTAGGGTTCCCACTTTTCCCTTTTAAGTAACAGGGTGATCTCTTGTTTCCATTCCAGACGACTC
This portion of the Crocosphaera sp. UHCC 0190 genome encodes:
- the dpdF gene encoding protein DpdF; this encodes MTDTFDHLKQLIEAGKWGKRLPNNSSFKEPCHQRLFNALKTVETDNEPTPLELVGLIRHFLRREDEDINGGTPQTLKVPRYYPYPNDKPIWERCGMGILQENDDNFLIYATPWYPNWLNFSESPEKDAFAEVKRRNYSYKTPVLGDISTRSPKQPNIDSGQHFLSLVGLTHYRSIGQEEAIKAVLTAPEKATVVINLPTGAGKSLCAQLPALLASKQGGVSVIVVPTTALALDQERALSAYISHPTAYYGDTSEAGKQRSREISQRISKGTQRIVFTSPESLISSLSSCLYDAAKQGYLRYLVIDEVHMVEQWGEEFRPAFQEIPGLRQDLLRYTSFKTVLLTATLTESCLDTLETLFGEPGDFQTLSAVQLRPEPSYWFSRCNSERERQNRLLEAIYHLPRPIIIYASKREDVYRWDDLLANAGFRRFAVMTGETPTTQRSQLIQQWRDKSIDIVVATSAFGLGVDQQDVRSVIHVCIPETIDRFYQEVGRGGRDGKASISLTLYTQNNNYQFQDDYKIAASLNEKRSITLDRGLQRWESMFNAKKRESEGLYRVNLDVPPSMSGKDIDMNSQQNRNWNSRTLILMSQAGLIEIDWRQPPQRQDYSSKEAYQKASENHQNSRIIRIKNEFHLKPETWDNYVEPIRKQRQRQNTRNLKLMKEALWERPNRCLSAIFQEAYTIPGKNEPNPRKNISVSLACGGCPWCRQQHKTPFASIMPHPSPIWKTCDYSLGNKLSKILKNENLLLIFYDSYQIKNLTNNNFYEVYHSQKIDNENLKDLQSKFKTNNFYNVTQGQDIDNKDLKGLPKTLEQLIQWLIRQGVKNLISPIPLNLSFSQNEIVFFYDEFQPIKMYPLPTVIYHPPNRTLPKKYLYANKFNVPHIILLPSNTKDPNRSDRFLINVFNGHSFSLDVFCKEINL
- the dpdE gene encoding protein DpdE → MTNGSLVRSTDNTLGIGKLITVEQPFATVEYFSTLGQPITQTLPISSLRRVKLSRQTRCYLYEEETETWQMGRIYAWDEERQQYQLDLPHSHTIFASEKQIYVRCNQPIEDPIHILAIKGQETPYFHTLRTPLLKTIIEQRAISRGMTGLLSANIELFPHQVEVIRRVLEDPIQRYLLADEVGLGKTIEAGAILRQFLLDEPTEKALVIVPPSLYYQWQQELESKFYLSHFGARVRLISTENSKNLDILSDNYHFLIIDEAHHIAAMATSEDLVKRSYFEICRKLAHQAEKLLLLSATPVLHHEQDFLAMLHLLDPTSYQLDDIDGFRERIEKRQEIGRVLLSFKEGIGGFPLKKTVNKLKTLFREDKTLLTLIDGLQTSMQVKDENIQVKDEEAINQQIRVIRTYISDTYRLHRRMLRNRRATVEDVIFDRNALPKLEYDLDERMYAIHELLDEWRIIAPHDVNYQRIFSLLFCSSNTWLGVLKQVVETRLKGILNTSLIDDCSMIMSSESLDKTESNQSDDIIHSLIKDIGEKEYKILLATPSFEGEINILKSILEILNSPSEDGDRLELLNLIIFYNLADILDLQSFKSNLEKLEYRVKQRINRPFSEDKFPKLIIFTSFTLTCTAIVNYLVEKFGKDTVVSHQVGDSKETIETNLTKFKNEPRCFILVADKSGEEGKNLQFVDGVIHFDLPFSPNQLEQRLGRIDRIGGKMKVNSWLLAGIDTSNSLSDAWYQLLNEGFNIFNQSIASLQFYIDVKLSKIEEILFKVGTDGIKKSISLIKEEIEQETIKISEQNALDEIDNRSQTALNYFNILESYDDQHQTIEKVVEGWLCKALRFKQVYDTNLYDVRTYKPTEKTLVSATELKTYFAGKTQFKGVYNRRLANKYQGVHFYRIGQPLMDTLTNYFNWDDRGKAFAMWRKDTTWDSSEGGEWLGFRFDYLIEINWQEINSVLKEFTPSQINEKSLKYPHVNEKALKRQGDALFPPQVETIFLDQYFEPVEDDKLLRILQRSYCRKGGENRDYNLAKNRLSLLDEFIDSSQWPNFCHQARKQSENLLRESSYFVKMCQKQTISAKVKLMNRLHQLQSRYSRFPQPKLWDELQLETALNEAFVKAISTPSLKLDAVGFMIVSGRSPVNSNDIENET